The genome window ACGAACCAGGTCAAGGACAACCCGTACACCGTGGTCCTGCTCGACGAGATCGAGAAGGCGGACACCTACGTCCACAACCTGTTCCTCCAGGCGTTCGACGAGGGGTGGCTCACCGACGGGCGCGGGAAGAAGGTGTACTTCGCCGACACGATCATCAACATGACGAGCAACCTGGGCGCCGAGGAGCTGTCGAAGCTCACGCGCCCGATGGGGTTCGGTCCGGGGGGCGTCGACTTCGAGCCGGTCCGCCGGGCGGTCCTCAAGGCCGCGGAGAACCGGTTCACGCCGGAGTTCATCAACCGTCTCGACGACGTCGTCGTCTTCTCCCCCCTGTCGTTCGACGAGGTGCGGAAGATCGCCGGGATCTACCTCGATTCGATCGGGAGGACGATGGCGACCCACGGCAAGACCCTCGTGGTATCCGACGCGGCGCTCTCCGCCCTGGCCCGCGCCGGCTTCTCCGTGAAGTACGGCGCAAGGTTCCTGAAGCGCGGGATCGACGAGAAGGTGAAGATGCCGGTGACGCTCCATTGGAAGGAGTCCGACCATTTCCTCGTCGAGGAGGTCGGCGGCGAGGTGGCGGTAATCTCCCAGAAGGTGCCCGTCTAAATGGCCGAGGAGAAGGAAGACAAGGGTTTCCGGGTGATCGACCGGCGGGGAGTGGAGTACGTTCCCCCTCCTTCGCCGGCTCCCGAAGGAAAGCCCGGGTCGCCGGCTGATGAGGGCAGGCCCTCTCCGGCCGCACCGGGGGATAGCCCTTCGAAGCCGACGGGGGAAGGTTCCGTCGGCCCGGCGGCGAAGGAGGGGAACCTTCGTCCGCCGGCGGGTGTCCAAGAGGAAAAAGGCCGCGGGGGGGAGAAGTCGGCGCTCGGCGCTCCCCGGTTCCTCGACCTCGTCGATTCGCTCCAGATGGGCGCGATGGCGAACCTCGGGCTGCTCCAGGGGCCCGACGGGAAGCGTTCCCCGGTGAACCTGCCGGGGGCGAAGGACGCCATCGACCTGCTGGGGATCCTGCAGGAGAAGACCCGCGGGAACCTGTCGAAGGAAGAGGAGGAGGTGCTGCGCGAGGGGTTGTACCACCTCCGCATGGGGTACATGGCGATGGTGAACGCCCCCTCCGGCGGCAAAGCCAAGGGAGGAAACGAAAAGTGATCCGGAAAAGCAGGGCGCTGGCGCTCGTACTCGCCGCGGTCGCCGCGGGGATCGTCCTCTCGGCGGGGCTCAACCTGTCCCCCATCTCGCACGCGCTGTGGGGCGACAAGGAGAAGCCGGCGGTGCTTCCCGCCGCCGCGGGGCTCCGCATGGTCCCCGTGGACATCCCGACGCTGTTCAAGGAGGTGTCCCCGGCCGTCGTCAACATCTCCACCACCCAGGTGGTGAAGCTCGACCGGCCGCGGAGGC of Deltaproteobacteria bacterium contains these proteins:
- a CDS encoding DUF1844 domain-containing protein; the encoded protein is MAEEKEDKGFRVIDRRGVEYVPPPSPAPEGKPGSPADEGRPSPAAPGDSPSKPTGEGSVGPAAKEGNLRPPAGVQEEKGRGGEKSALGAPRFLDLVDSLQMGAMANLGLLQGPDGKRSPVNLPGAKDAIDLLGILQEKTRGNLSKEEEEVLREGLYHLRMGYMAMVNAPSGGKAKGGNEK
- a CDS encoding ATP-dependent Clp protease ATP-binding subunit — encoded protein: TNQVKDNPYTVVLLDEIEKADTYVHNLFLQAFDEGWLTDGRGKKVYFADTIINMTSNLGAEELSKLTRPMGFGPGGVDFEPVRRAVLKAAENRFTPEFINRLDDVVVFSPLSFDEVRKIAGIYLDSIGRTMATHGKTLVVSDAALSALARAGFSVKYGARFLKRGIDEKVKMPVTLHWKESDHFLVEEVGGEVAVISQKVPV